One stretch of Oryzias latipes chromosome 7, ASM223467v1 DNA includes these proteins:
- the nol9 gene encoding polynucleotide 5'-hydroxyl-kinase NOL9: MKVNKQAQVKGKSQKWKDVRSKRCRPSIKSSDLNSSPVMVRVVKEHQVSAKKKPSVKRLKNKAKTVSDHNKSKPSESGVRKTNPQTNGSSMFTLDEEVEDLQQLKEYSQIIHRNGLQTTGETWDVKFGRLEGEALHHCAQRDDRQNHAVLVMQQDQTLCFRGKCFLTCLYGRVEVMGFTIEEGQKSYPVYSPASHCPLTIRALETSHFHRNDRTEASQILQKYLPPASRKKLLKKIMLASSVILLEPMETPLTRFLSSFTHLSELFSPPANELMSAVLDTPLNGLGVIPLTSTVEGLKMSQSYRDALNTAVSACRGDMDGSAVILVCGIKNVGKSTFIRVLINTLLNHTSSVDYLEGDLGQTEFTPAGCLSMLTVREPLLGPPFTHQNTPEHMIYYGDVSCEADMDRYLESLKSLWRRRPKSRETPFIINTMGWVKGFGLQLLVDLIRVLPVSHVIQLSHGSTTQCPALTPEFLRTAHGCQTHPPAQTAMDECTESHGPPKTYSHLDVQAEFRGVARQGTAKYQRSNEQRELSLLAYLSQLQSPEPGLVRPLHSLTPYQVPHAAVALGVIHCEVVPSHMFYAVNASLVGLCCLTEKVTSKGGPVLLPQAPVCPCVGFGVLRGVDMARGLYFLLTPVHPSVLRKVNCLLLGAISLPSCIFTSQPDLEGETPYVTTDYSFDLTGAGKLRVFKGLARPSHAGTQ; this comes from the exons ATGAAGGTGAACAAACAAGCGCAGGTCAAAGGGAAATCTCAGAAGTGGAAAGACGTGAGGAGCAAAAGATGCAGACCCTCCATCAAGTCCTCTGATCTGAACTCCAGCCCCGTCATGGTCAGGGTGGTAAAGGAGCATCAGGTCTCTGCCAAGAAAAAGCCGTCTGTGAAGAggctaaaaaataaagcaaaaacggTCTCTGACCACAACAAGAGCAAGCCTTCGGAGTCTGGAGTTAGGAAAACGAACCCTCAGACTAACGGAAGCTCCATGTTCACTTTGGATGAGGAGGTAGAGGACCTGCAACAGTTGAAGGAGTATTCCCAGATAATTCACAGAAATGGATTGCAGACCACAGGGGAGACGTGGGATGTCAAGTTTGGTAGACTGGAAGGAGAGGCTCTCCATCACTGTGCACAGAGAGATGATCGACAGAACCATGCTGTGCTGGTCATGCAGCAAGATCAA accTTATGTTTCAGAGGGAAGTGCTTTTTGACTTGTCTCTATGGCCGTGTGGAAGTGATGGGATTCACTATCGAAGAGGGCCAGAAGTCCTACCCTGTCTACTCCCCGGCGTCGCACTGTCCCCTCACCATCAGGGCTCTGGAAACCTCACACTTCCACCGAAATGACCGAACAGAGGCGTCGCAGATTCTACAAAAGTACCTTCCACCGG CATCACGGAAGAAGTTGCTGAAGAAGATAATGCTGGCATCCTCGGTCATCCTGCTTGAGCCCATGGAGACGCCTTTGACCCGCTTTCTGTCCAGCTTCACTCATCTGAGCGAGCTGTTCAGCCCCCCAGCG AATGAACTCATGTCAGCTGTTCTGGACACTCCGCTCAACGGGTTGGGGGTGATTCCTTTGACCAGCACCGTCGAGGGCCTGAAAATGTCGCAGAGCTACAGAGACGCTCTGAACACAGCGGTCAGCGCCTGCAGAG GAGACATGGACGGATCGGCTGTTATCCTCGTGTGTGGCATCAAGAATGTGGGAAAGTCCACCTTCATCCGCGTCCTCATCAACACTTTACTCAACCA TACTTCCAGTGTGGATTATCTGGAAGGGGACCTCGGTCAGACAGAGTTCACTCCTGCTGGTTGTTTGTCAATGCTGACCGTCAGAGAGCCACTTCTGG GGCCTCCGTTCACCCACCAGAACACTCCAGAACACATGATTTACTACGGCGATGTGTCGTGTGAAGCAGACATGGACCGCTACCTGGAATCCCTAAAGTCTTTGTGGCGCCGACGCCCCAAAAGCAGAGAGACGCCGTTCATCATCAACACCATGGGCTGGGTCAAAG GGTTTGGACTCCAGCTGCTGGTGGACCTGATCCGCGTCCTGCCGGTCTCGCATGTCATCCAGCTCAGCCACGGCAGCACCACCCAGTGCCCCGCCCTCACGCCGGAGTTCTTGAGGACGGCGCACGGCTGTCAGACGCATCCGCCCGCTCAGACCGCCATGGACGAGTGTACGGAGAGTCACGGTCCGCCCAAAACCTACTCCCACCTGGACGTGCAGGCAGAGTTTCGAGGCGTGGCCCGCCAGGGGACAGC GAAATACCAGCGCTCCAACGAGCAGCGGGAGCTGTCACTGCTGGCCTACCTGAGCCAGCTGCAGTCCCCCGAGCCCGGGCTGGTTCGACCCCTGCACAGCCTGACCCCCTACCAG GTGCCTCACGCTGCTGTGGCGCTGGGCGTGATCCACTGCGAGGTGGTGCCCTCCCACATGTTCTATGCCGTCAATGCCAGCCTGGTGGGGCTCTGCTGCCTGACGGAGAAGGTCACGAGTAAAGGAGGTCCGGTGCTGCTGCCGCAGGCCCCCGTCTGCCCCTGTGTGGGCTTTG GTGTTCTGCGGGGCGTGGACATGGCGCGGGGCCTGTACTTCCTGTTGACTCCCGTCCATCCCTCCGTCCTTAGGAAAGTCAATTGCCTCCTTTTGGGAGCCATTTCTTTGCCTTCCTGCATCTTCACCTCACAG CCTGACTTGGAAGGGGAAACGCCCTACGTCACCACAGACTACAGCTTCGACCTCACCGGCGCAGGGAAGCTGCGAGTTTTTAAGGGGCTGGCGAGGCCGAGTCATGCGGGAACGCAGTGA